The genomic segment TTAGGAGGGAGGACTTGGGCAGGGTAATAAGGATGTTTAGGAATAATGGGTTGAGGCTCCTTGACTGGGCCCCCTACGGAGCCACCCTACACAGTACCTCGTATAATTACTACCTTGACGTGACCACAGACCTCTCAGTATCCGGACTTGTGTACATAAGCGGTGAGTACTTAATCACGCACACCGTGGATAGGCGCATTAATGGGGTTAAAGTCAGGGCTCCGGTGGAGCCTTTGGATTTACTGGCTACGATAGCTCACAGCGTCATTAAGGAGTGGATGTTTACATTAAGCGATTACTACACAGCGGTCCTTTGGCTAAGCAACTTAACAAGAGTCCTTAGGTATGCCAGGGAACTCCACCTTACAAAATCCCTCATGCTATTCATATCCATGGTTAAGGAACTAAGTGACCTAGCATTTGGGCAAAACAACCCAGTAAGTAACGTGGTGAGGGTATTAGCCCCATTAAACGTGAGGGATAACCTTAAGAGCGAATTACCCATTAAGTATAGCCCTCGGTACCTAATACCCTGCTACACCGAGAGATTCATGAACACGGAAACCTTGACACGCATGCCCACTGCACTCAGGGCTGCGCTCAACACGGGCTTCCTGAGGTTACTCATAAACCATGCACTCAGGTCCTCATATTAGCATTGCTTTTAAAATACGCAATCTAGGTTGAGCAAATGAGCAGTGAATCCTCGGTGTCTGGGGTTATTACTGGATACTTAGCATCCGCCGTGATATACGTCATAATACTAACCAGGTTAATACCCCTGACACAGTACGGTTATTACAACTCACTCCTAGCAATGATGGGGATATTCTCACTCTTCTTCCCAACCCTGGGCATCGACGTGGCTATTGCCAGGGAGGCTGCCATGCTCCATGCCAGGGACATGCCCTTTGAGGGACACATGGCCGCCATACTCCTCATCTCAATAATACTGACCACCGCATACTCACTAACGTTATTCCTCGCAATACCCCTGTACATAATTAGTAAGATACCCAGTTACTACCTGGGTATTGTTTACATATACATTGCCTGGATAATAACCCAGGCATTTACCGGCGTTCTCTCAACATACCTATGGATAATGAGCAAGCTCAGGTCCCAGGGTGTTGGGAATATGCTCTACAGCCTTGTCTTTAGGCCCCTTGAGGTTGCCCTATTAGTGGTAATGCACAGTGTCTACGCGATTATAATATCCATACTAATTGGTCAATTAACAGCGCTCCTCTACTACATGTTAATTATAAGGCGATTACCAAACCCACTGAAGGGCTTGGCTCTGATAAAGAATGGGCTTAGAAGGTACCTCAACACGGGCTTTCAAAACTGGATAATCAGTTACATAGGCTCAATAGGGGGTTACGCATTAACATACCTAGTGTACCTATCCCTAGGCCCTGAGTACGTGGCTATATACAACCTAGTAACATACATGCTCGGCGCAGTAACAACATTAACTGGTTCAGTGAGTAACGTATTCAGTAGTAAACTTTCACACGTGATAGGCGCCGGCGGTGATACAAAGGCCTTAGTAAGGGATTATGCAATCTCCATTATAGTGACCAGCGGCGTACTATCGCAGTTAGCCATGTTAACCATCCCACTGCTTCCTATCCTGAGTATTGTGCATGGTGATTACGTGAGATCCATACCCTATGCGATGTTGTTACTAGCCTCAGCGGTGATTTCGGCACCCGTGAGTATATACACAGTGTATTACTGGGTCCTTGGTAAGGGTTGGCATTCAGTTAAGATCTCAGCATTGGGGGTTACCGTGGGTCTTTTAATATTCATAATCACTGTTAAGTACCTGGGCTTCTACTCAGTAATCCTTTCATCATACGCATCCTCAATCTCCCCATTAATCGCATTCATATAATCAGTAATGCCTATCTTAGGGATAGAGACACCTTATTCAACCTATTGATAATCAGCATGCTAGCATCAGCATCATCAGCGATTACAGTAATGCATGGTTGGCCAATACCTCAAACCATACTGTTTATAGACACCTTAGTGGTTGTTTACATAATGAAGCCCATACCCCGGTCCGTAATGAATCAACTACCCGGGTTCCTAAAGCTCATGGTTAAGCCCTTTACCACCGTGTTAAGTGAGTAAGCTTTATTTCCCCGTTTAATCAAGCTCTGAATTATGCACGCACACCATTGCATACATTATAATCAAGGATTAATTACCCCATTACCATTAATTAACGTTAATATGCATGAAGCGCTAAGCCTGGGTCATTGATATGAAATCTCACTTACTAATATTAATTCTAATTATACTGATTATTGGGGTTCTAGCTATACCTACGGTGGCCCAGGTAAATCAACTACTCATTGCCTACTCCATGGTGTCTAAATTGGGTGCTGAGGGCGTCAATGTGACTTCACTGGTAAATTCACTCAATGAAGCCATTGAGTTCGAGCAGGAGGGCTACACCAGCAATGCCACGTTAATAGCTGAGCACGTAATTACCACAGTCAACTCCATGGCACCCGTGGTTCACCTGCACCACGTACTTAACACAGCATTGACAATAATCGTATTGCTCATGGTCATTACATTGTCCGTACTATTGTACGTAAGGCGTAGGGAGATCCTTGGCAGATTATGGCTCAGGTTTAGGGGTAGGTATAGTGTTAATCGCATCAGTGGTAGCGAAAGAACTTTATTGTTTAATGAGGAGGTCCTCGCTGTGGTGGTGGCCGTAATTGTGGTTTTAGTTGTCTTCGGAGTCGCCATAACGATCATTGGTGGTTCGCATGAACCCTTCTCAGCAATAGCGCTTCTTAATTCTAACATGCATATTGGTAATTACCCAACCGTGATTGCGGTTGGACAGCCCGTACACCTATACCTATTTATTTACAATCACATGAATAAGCTCATTTGGTACGTGGTCAAGGTGTACATAATGAGCAATACCACCGTGGAGCCACCACTGGTCCTCACACCTATAGTGACGTATCAAGTGATCCTCCTGAACAATGCCACCTACACTGCTCCATTAACCTTCTCCCTAAACTCAACCGGCACTTATAGGGTTATAGCTGAGCTTTGGTACTACGACCCAAGCAACCTAACACTGACTTATACGGGTAATTACGTGCAGTTGTGGATAAACGCCACTGGGGTGATGCCCAGTGGCTAGTGGTATTAGGGATACAATAATGAGGGAGGTTGAGGAAAAGCCCTGCATCACCGTTGAAGAACTTGTCAATGAGGTTTCCAGGAAAGTTGGAGTTCCCAGGGAGTATGTGGCTTATGAATTAATGATGCTTTGGAAGAAGGGTGCCGTGGAGCTTGAGGGTTACCCAATGGATAATAGGATCATGTACCTCCTAAGTATCGAGGGCCTTTGGTACTGGGTGACCCTTGGCATATCCCTAGCCTCGGTATTGGCCGTACTTTTGATAGGCAATGGCCCATTAA from the Caldivirga maquilingensis IC-167 genome contains:
- a CDS encoding DUF1616 domain-containing protein — protein: MKSHLLILILIILIIGVLAIPTVAQVNQLLIAYSMVSKLGAEGVNVTSLVNSLNEAIEFEQEGYTSNATLIAEHVITTVNSMAPVVHLHHVLNTALTIIVLLMVITLSVLLYVRRREILGRLWLRFRGRYSVNRISGSERTLLFNEEVLAVVVAVIVVLVVFGVAITIIGGSHEPFSAIALLNSNMHIGNYPTVIAVGQPVHLYLFIYNHMNKLIWYVVKVYIMSNTTVEPPLVLTPIVTYQVILLNNATYTAPLTFSLNSTGTYRVIAELWYYDPSNLTLTYTGNYVQLWINATGVMPSG
- a CDS encoding nucleotidyltransferase family protein: MVLEDTIRLMRIIGIPGLIKGRGDHGLDADLLALAELNKVQLLVDDKYLGRYGEFLGFLEYVVRRMDGLEYTVVKTLKPFRRIPSDIDLVVRREDLGRVIRMFRNNGLRLLDWAPYGATLHSTSYNYYLDVTTDLSVSGLVYISGEYLITHTVDRRINGVKVRAPVEPLDLLATIAHSVIKEWMFTLSDYYTAVLWLSNLTRVLRYARELHLTKSLMLFISMVKELSDLAFGQNNPVSNVVRVLAPLNVRDNLKSELPIKYSPRYLIPCYTERFMNTETLTRMPTALRAALNTGFLRLLINHALRSSY
- a CDS encoding oligosaccharide flippase family protein, which translates into the protein MSSESSVSGVITGYLASAVIYVIILTRLIPLTQYGYYNSLLAMMGIFSLFFPTLGIDVAIAREAAMLHARDMPFEGHMAAILLISIILTTAYSLTLFLAIPLYIISKIPSYYLGIVYIYIAWIITQAFTGVLSTYLWIMSKLRSQGVGNMLYSLVFRPLEVALLVVMHSVYAIIISILIGQLTALLYYMLIIRRLPNPLKGLALIKNGLRRYLNTGFQNWIISYIGSIGGYALTYLVYLSLGPEYVAIYNLVTYMLGAVTTLTGSVSNVFSSKLSHVIGAGGDTKALVRDYAISIIVTSGVLSQLAMLTIPLLPILSIVHGDYVRSIPYAMLLLASAVISAPVSIYTVYYWVLGKGWHSVKISALGVTVGLLIFIITVKYLGFYSVILSSYASSISPLIAFI